From Candidatus Methylomirabilota bacterium, the proteins below share one genomic window:
- a CDS encoding SDR family oxidoreductase, with protein MAGRLDGKTAIVTGSTKGIGLEIARAFVREGARVIVNSRSAEDCAREARALGPAAHPIAADLTRADEVRRLARESAERFGAAPDVLVNNAGQPRVAPSESLAEADYRQTLELNLTAYFILSQEVGRGMLARGSGAIVNVSSMFGSVAAPKRLAYCVSKAAVDMMTKVLAIEWAGRGVRVNAVSPGYVETEFTRGVAARGQIDFGELARRTPMGRLGTVEDIAEAAIFLAGPGASFITGQILTVDGGWSSYGYL; from the coding sequence ATGGCGGGCCGGCTCGACGGCAAGACCGCCATCGTCACCGGCTCGACCAAGGGGATCGGGCTCGAGATCGCCCGCGCGTTCGTGCGCGAGGGCGCCCGCGTGATCGTGAACTCGCGCAGCGCCGAGGACTGCGCGCGCGAGGCTCGCGCGCTCGGGCCCGCCGCGCATCCCATCGCGGCCGATCTCACGCGCGCCGACGAGGTGCGGCGGCTCGCGCGCGAGAGCGCCGAGCGCTTCGGGGCCGCCCCCGACGTGCTCGTGAACAATGCCGGGCAGCCGCGGGTGGCGCCGTCGGAGTCACTGGCCGAGGCGGACTACCGGCAGACGCTCGAGCTCAACCTGACCGCCTACTTCATCCTGAGCCAGGAAGTGGGGCGCGGCATGCTGGCCCGCGGCAGCGGCGCCATCGTCAACGTGAGCAGCATGTTCGGCAGCGTCGCGGCGCCGAAGCGGCTCGCCTACTGCGTGTCCAAGGCCGCGGTGGACATGATGACCAAGGTGCTGGCGATCGAGTGGGCCGGGCGGGGGGTACGCGTCAATGCCGTGTCCCCGGGCTATGTCGAGACCGAGTTCACGCGCGGCGTCGCGGCTCGGGGCCAGATCGACTTCGGCGAGCTGGCGCGACGCACCCCGATGGGGCGGCTGGGCACGGTGGAGGACATCGCGGAGGCGGCGATTTTCCTGGCCGGCCCGGGCGCGTCCTTCATCACCGGGCAGATCCTGACGGTGGACGGCGGCTGGTCGTCCTACGGCTATCTGTGA